In the Pseudodesulfovibrio alkaliphilus genome, one interval contains:
- a CDS encoding FAD-binding oxidoreductase: MSKDAITKDFEAAVGADNVMTSETDRHAYSYDAAVLDSVMPALVVRPTTSEALGKATKLCNDNGLPLTVRGAGTNLSGGTIPHPGGVVVLTNGLNRILEINEEDMYAVVEPGVVTAKFAAEVAKRGLFYPPDPGSQTVSTLGGNVAENAGGLRGLKYGVTKDYVMGMDFWDVNGELVKSGSRTVKCVTGYNLAGLMVASEGTLGVFDKIILKLIPPAQSAKSMMAIFPSMKAASETVAAIIANKIVPATLEMMDNFTIRTVENFRGAGLPVDAAALLLIEVDGHPAQVADEAAKVEDLCRKNGATELKVAKDAAERDAVWQARRDALPALAKLKPTCVLEDATVPRSKIPAMIEALDEISKKFDLTIGTFGHAGDGNLHPTILTDKRDKKEWERVEHAIDEIFDRALALGGTLSGEHGIGMAKSKYLEQETSRATLEYSRRMKSVLDPKGILNPGKIIGPKSEG; the protein is encoded by the coding sequence ATGAGCAAAGACGCCATTACCAAGGATTTCGAGGCCGCCGTCGGCGCGGACAACGTCATGACCAGCGAGACCGACCGTCACGCCTATTCCTATGATGCGGCGGTGCTCGATTCCGTCATGCCCGCCCTGGTGGTGAGGCCCACAACCAGCGAGGCGCTGGGCAAGGCCACCAAACTGTGTAACGACAACGGCCTGCCGCTCACCGTGCGCGGCGCGGGAACAAATCTTTCGGGCGGCACCATTCCCCATCCTGGCGGCGTGGTGGTCCTGACCAACGGCCTCAATCGTATCCTCGAAATCAACGAGGAGGACATGTACGCCGTGGTCGAGCCCGGCGTGGTCACGGCCAAGTTCGCTGCCGAGGTGGCCAAGCGCGGCCTTTTCTATCCCCCGGACCCTGGCAGCCAGACCGTTTCCACCCTGGGCGGCAACGTGGCCGAGAATGCGGGAGGACTGCGCGGGCTCAAATATGGCGTGACCAAGGATTACGTCATGGGCATGGACTTCTGGGACGTGAATGGCGAACTGGTCAAGTCCGGGTCGCGCACCGTCAAGTGTGTCACCGGCTACAATCTGGCAGGGCTGATGGTCGCTTCCGAGGGCACGCTGGGCGTCTTTGACAAGATCATCCTCAAGCTCATACCCCCGGCCCAGTCGGCCAAGTCCATGATGGCCATTTTCCCGTCCATGAAGGCCGCCTCCGAGACCGTGGCCGCCATCATCGCCAACAAGATCGTGCCCGCCACCCTCGAGATGATGGACAACTTCACTATCCGCACTGTGGAGAACTTCCGTGGCGCGGGCCTGCCTGTGGATGCGGCGGCCCTGCTGCTCATCGAGGTGGACGGCCATCCCGCTCAGGTGGCGGACGAGGCCGCCAAGGTGGAGGATCTCTGCCGGAAGAACGGCGCCACCGAGCTGAAGGTGGCCAAGGACGCGGCCGAGCGCGACGCGGTCTGGCAGGCGAGGCGCGACGCGCTGCCCGCCCTGGCCAAGCTCAAGCCCACCTGCGTGCTTGAGGACGCCACTGTGCCCCGCTCCAAGATTCCGGCCATGATCGAGGCCCTGGACGAGATCAGCAAGAAGTTCGACCTGACCATCGGCACCTTCGGCCACGCGGGCGACGGCAACCTGCACCCGACCATCCTTACCGACAAGCGCGACAAGAAGGAGTGGGAGCGGGTGGAACACGCCATCGACGAGATATTCGACCGCGCCCTGGCCCTGGGCGGCACCTTGTCCGGCGAGCACGGCATCGGCATGGCCAAGTCCAAGTACCTGGAGCAGGAGACCTCCCGCGCCACGCTGGAATATTCCCGGCGCATGAAGTCCGTGCTTGATCCCAAGGGCATCCTCAATCCCGGCAAGATCATCGGCCCCAAGTCCGAAGGGTAG
- a CDS encoding (Fe-S)-binding protein, whose translation MADIHKLAQMFQELDDQLVGCMRCGMCQAVCPVFAQTGREADVTRGKLALLDGLAHEMLSDAEGVNEKLNRCLLCGTCQSNCPSGVKIMDIFLKARAIMTGYFGLSPVKRAIFRGMLKNPKLFNALTDMGAKFQGLFTKKVDDLLGSSCARFNAPVIGDRHFRTLAEKPLHKLVPALDTPAGKSGIRVALYVGCVIDKMFPHVGQSIIKVLERHGVGVFMPSGQACCGIPALSSGDTETFDSLVGINMERFGTGEFDYLVTGCATCTSTIKELWPRMYQGPSAQKYDIAALERKTMDISQFLVDILKLEPKDATGGKSVTYHDPCHLKNALGITAQPRTLIKAAGCGFKEMAEAGVCCGCGGSFNIAHYELSREIGGRKAENIVASGAGTVATSCPACMLQITDMLSRKKAGVDVKHVIELYADGC comes from the coding sequence ATGGCAGACATCCACAAGCTCGCCCAAATGTTCCAGGAGCTGGACGACCAGCTGGTCGGGTGCATGCGCTGCGGCATGTGTCAGGCGGTGTGTCCGGTCTTTGCCCAGACCGGGCGCGAGGCCGATGTCACCCGTGGGAAGCTCGCCCTGCTCGACGGTCTGGCCCACGAGATGCTTTCCGACGCCGAAGGCGTCAACGAGAAGCTCAACCGCTGCCTGTTGTGCGGCACCTGTCAGTCCAACTGTCCAAGCGGCGTGAAGATCATGGACATCTTCCTCAAGGCCCGGGCCATAATGACCGGCTACTTCGGGCTTTCGCCGGTCAAGCGCGCCATCTTCCGGGGTATGCTCAAGAACCCGAAGCTGTTCAACGCACTGACCGACATGGGGGCCAAGTTCCAGGGGCTGTTCACCAAAAAGGTGGACGACTTGCTCGGTTCGTCCTGTGCCCGGTTCAACGCGCCGGTCATCGGTGACCGGCATTTCCGCACCCTGGCCGAAAAGCCGCTGCACAAGTTGGTGCCCGCGCTTGACACCCCGGCGGGCAAGAGCGGAATCCGGGTCGCCCTGTACGTGGGGTGCGTCATCGACAAGATGTTCCCCCATGTGGGCCAGTCCATCATCAAGGTTCTGGAGCGTCATGGCGTGGGCGTGTTCATGCCCTCGGGACAGGCCTGTTGCGGCATTCCTGCCCTCTCAAGCGGCGACACGGAAACCTTTGACTCCCTGGTGGGAATCAACATGGAGCGGTTCGGGACAGGGGAGTTCGACTATCTGGTCACCGGCTGCGCCACCTGCACCTCGACCATCAAGGAACTGTGGCCGCGCATGTACCAGGGGCCGTCGGCGCAGAAATACGACATTGCAGCGCTTGAGCGGAAAACCATGGACATCAGCCAGTTCCTGGTGGATATCCTGAAACTGGAGCCTAAGGACGCGACCGGCGGAAAGAGCGTGACCTATCACGACCCCTGCCACCTCAAGAACGCGCTGGGCATCACGGCCCAGCCCCGGACCTTGATCAAGGCCGCTGGCTGCGGATTCAAGGAAATGGCTGAAGCGGGCGTATGCTGCGGCTGCGGCGGCAGCTTCAACATCGCCCATTATGAACTCTCCAGGGAGATCGGCGGACGCAAGGCGGAAAACATCGTCGCCTCCGGCGCGGGTACGGTGGCCACCAGCTGTCCGGCCTGCATGCTCCAGATCACAGACATGCTCTCGCGCAAGAAGGCCGGAGTGGATGTCAAGCACGTCATCGAGCTGTACGCCGACGGCTGTTGA
- a CDS encoding L-lactate permease, which yields MSLEVLALVALLPILVALVLMVGMRWPATKAMSLAWLTAAAGAVVVWGLPVKYVAALSLQGFVTAIGILIIVFGAILILRTLQHSGGMETIQHGMQNITPDRRIQAIIIGYMFAAFIEGAAGFGTPAALAAPLLLSLGFPPLAAAIICLVFNSFPVTFGAVGTPVVLGLKFLAPGVDQAVATGAAGVNFSSMGDFIALVGQWATLMHLSMIFILPIFMLGFITRYFGPERSWKPGLAAWKFCIFAAVSFAVPYLIFAWNVGPEFPSLIGGLVGLGIIVAGAKAGFCMPKDSWDFGPADKWSAEWTGSVSAESSEFKAHMSQFKAWLPYILIGLILVVTRIPELGLKGFLAAQAVTFSNILGYESVNAAIAYLYLPGTIPFTLVAILTVFIHGMPADKVKLTWKQAFSTMKNPTIALFAAVALVSIFQGSGIADVALNPNNYPSMPLAMAKAVAAYAGNAWPMFASFVGGLGSFITGSNTVSDLLFAEFQWGVAANLELPRQIIVAAQATGGAMGNMICIHNIVAVCAVVGLSGMEGAILKRTVWPFLLYGLVVGIVASLMSFVFLPHLF from the coding sequence ATGTCTTTGGAGGTTCTTGCTCTCGTTGCGCTGCTCCCTATCCTGGTGGCGCTTGTTCTCATGGTGGGCATGCGCTGGCCCGCCACCAAGGCCATGTCCTTGGCTTGGCTCACCGCTGCCGCCGGAGCCGTCGTCGTCTGGGGGCTGCCTGTCAAATACGTTGCCGCCTTGAGCCTGCAGGGGTTCGTCACGGCCATCGGCATCCTGATCATTGTTTTTGGTGCCATCCTCATCCTGCGCACCCTGCAGCATTCCGGCGGCATGGAGACCATCCAGCACGGGATGCAGAACATCACGCCTGACCGCCGCATCCAGGCGATCATCATCGGGTACATGTTCGCTGCCTTCATCGAGGGCGCGGCAGGCTTTGGCACCCCGGCAGCACTGGCCGCGCCGCTGCTGCTTTCCCTGGGTTTCCCCCCCTTGGCCGCCGCCATCATCTGCCTGGTCTTCAACTCCTTCCCCGTGACCTTCGGCGCAGTCGGAACCCCGGTCGTACTCGGCCTGAAGTTCCTTGCTCCGGGCGTTGATCAGGCCGTGGCCACCGGAGCTGCCGGTGTCAACTTCAGCTCCATGGGTGATTTCATTGCCTTGGTCGGCCAGTGGGCCACCCTCATGCACCTGAGCATGATCTTCATCCTGCCCATCTTCATGCTCGGATTCATCACCCGCTACTTCGGCCCCGAACGCAGCTGGAAACCCGGCCTGGCCGCCTGGAAGTTCTGCATATTCGCAGCCGTTTCCTTTGCCGTTCCCTACCTGATCTTTGCCTGGAACGTCGGCCCGGAATTCCCGTCCCTGATCGGCGGTCTCGTCGGCCTGGGCATCATCGTTGCCGGTGCCAAGGCCGGTTTCTGCATGCCCAAGGATAGCTGGGATTTCGGCCCCGCCGACAAGTGGAGTGCCGAATGGACCGGCAGTGTTTCCGCCGAGTCCTCCGAGTTCAAGGCCCACATGAGTCAGTTCAAGGCCTGGTTGCCGTATATTCTCATCGGTCTGATCCTGGTCGTCACCCGCATTCCCGAACTGGGCCTCAAGGGCTTCCTGGCAGCCCAGGCCGTCACCTTCAGCAACATTCTCGGCTACGAGAGCGTCAACGCGGCCATCGCCTACCTCTACCTGCCGGGCACCATTCCATTCACCCTGGTCGCCATCCTGACCGTGTTCATTCACGGCATGCCTGCCGACAAGGTCAAGCTCACCTGGAAACAGGCCTTTTCGACCATGAAAAACCCGACCATCGCCCTGTTCGCGGCGGTCGCCCTGGTCTCCATCTTCCAAGGCTCCGGCATTGCCGATGTCGCTTTGAACCCGAACAACTACCCGTCCATGCCTCTGGCCATGGCCAAGGCCGTCGCCGCTTACGCGGGCAACGCGTGGCCCATGTTCGCCTCCTTCGTGGGTGGTCTTGGTTCATTCATCACCGGCTCCAACACGGTTTCCGACCTGCTGTTCGCCGAATTCCAGTGGGGCGTTGCCGCCAACCTGGAACTGCCGCGCCAGATCATCGTGGCCGCTCAGGCTACCGGCGGCGCCATGGGCAACATGATCTGCATCCACAACATTGTGGCTGTGTGCGCTGTTGTCGGTCTGTCCGGCATGGAAGGTGCGATCCTGAAGCGGACCGTTTGGCCCTTCCTGCTTTACGGCTTGGTCGTGGGTATCGTGGCCTCGCTGATGAGCTTCGTGTTCCTGCCCCACCTCTTCTAG
- the pta gene encoding phosphate acetyltransferase produces the protein MSKNLYVTATESRSGKSAIVLGVMQMILRELHNVAIFRPIINDPGPGRKDHDIELLLEHFKLSIPYEDTYAYTLKQARELINSGQHALLLENILKKYKTLEGQYDFVLCEGTDFKGKDPAFEFDINADIAANIGAPVLVVCSGLDKTAEEVISVSQTTIDTLEEKGVDLVGCIVNRAPEGVTREMASLIECKVRCKEPMPVYSIPENEALGKPTIGDVKRWLDADVLYGHSGMHSLVDNYVVAAMQIGNFLGYIRNGSLIITPGDRSDIILSSLASRLSSSYPDISGIVLTGGLNVSTNVHKLIEGWTGVPVPVLSVKGHTYQTVQELTRLYGRIETHDDQRIATALGGFSQHVDVQELRDRVIEQRSTRVTPKMFEFSLVEKASANRQRIVMPEGSGERILRATDILLRRGVADMILLGKTDEIKNKASALGVDVSGARIIDPTESELLDPFAEEYLELRKHKGVIAEMAWDRMSDPTYFATMMVHKGFADGMVSGSVTTTAQTIRPAFEFVKTKPGCSIVSSVFLMCLKDRVLVYGDCAVNPNPNAQQLAEIAIASAETARIFGIEPKVAMLSYSTGSSGKGEDVEKVIEAARIAQAAVRERGLDFPVEGPIQYDAAVDPDVAAVKLPDSEVAGQATVFIFPDLNTGNNTYKAVQRAANAVAIGPVLQGLNKPVNDLSRGCTVPDIVNTVAITAIQAQAEKGK, from the coding sequence ATGTCCAAAAACCTGTACGTGACCGCGACGGAATCACGAAGCGGCAAGTCCGCCATCGTCCTGGGTGTCATGCAGATGATCCTGCGGGAACTGCACAACGTCGCCATCTTCCGCCCCATCATCAACGATCCGGGGCCGGGACGAAAGGATCACGACATCGAACTGCTGCTTGAGCACTTCAAGCTCTCGATCCCCTACGAGGACACCTATGCCTATACCCTCAAGCAGGCGCGGGAGCTGATCAACTCCGGTCAGCACGCGTTGCTGCTCGAAAACATTCTCAAGAAATACAAGACGCTTGAGGGCCAGTACGACTTCGTGCTCTGCGAGGGGACCGATTTCAAGGGCAAGGACCCGGCCTTTGAGTTCGACATCAATGCCGATATCGCGGCCAATATCGGCGCCCCGGTGCTGGTGGTCTGCTCGGGTCTGGACAAGACCGCCGAGGAGGTCATCTCGGTCTCCCAGACCACCATCGACACCCTTGAGGAAAAGGGCGTGGACCTTGTGGGCTGCATCGTCAACCGCGCTCCCGAGGGCGTCACCCGCGAGATGGCCAGCCTCATCGAGTGCAAGGTGCGCTGCAAGGAGCCCATGCCGGTCTACAGCATCCCGGAGAACGAGGCCCTGGGCAAACCCACCATCGGCGATGTCAAGCGCTGGCTCGACGCCGACGTGCTCTACGGCCACAGCGGCATGCACTCACTGGTGGACAACTACGTGGTCGCGGCCATGCAGATCGGCAACTTCCTCGGCTACATCCGCAACGGCAGCCTGATCATCACCCCGGGCGACCGCTCGGACATTATCCTTTCAAGCCTGGCTTCGCGGCTTTCCAGCTCTTACCCGGACATCTCCGGCATCGTGCTTACCGGCGGGCTGAACGTGTCCACCAACGTGCACAAGCTTATCGAGGGGTGGACCGGGGTCCCCGTGCCCGTGCTCTCGGTCAAGGGGCACACCTATCAGACCGTGCAGGAACTTACCCGCCTCTACGGACGCATCGAGACCCACGACGACCAGCGCATCGCCACGGCGCTCGGCGGCTTCTCCCAGCATGTGGACGTACAGGAGCTGCGCGACCGGGTCATCGAGCAGCGCTCCACGCGGGTCACGCCCAAGATGTTCGAATTCTCCCTGGTGGAGAAGGCCTCGGCCAACAGGCAGCGCATCGTCATGCCCGAGGGGTCCGGGGAGCGCATCCTGCGCGCCACCGATATCCTGCTGCGTCGCGGCGTGGCGGACATGATCCTGCTGGGCAAGACCGACGAGATTAAGAACAAGGCCTCTGCCTTGGGTGTGGACGTGTCCGGGGCGCGGATCATCGACCCCACCGAGTCCGAACTGCTCGACCCCTTTGCCGAGGAATACCTTGAGCTGCGCAAGCACAAGGGCGTCATCGCCGAAATGGCCTGGGACCGCATGAGCGACCCCACCTACTTCGCCACCATGATGGTCCACAAGGGCTTTGCCGACGGCATGGTCTCCGGCTCTGTGACAACTACGGCACAGACCATCCGTCCGGCCTTCGAGTTCGTCAAGACCAAGCCGGGCTGCTCCATCGTCTCCTCGGTCTTTCTCATGTGCCTCAAGGACCGCGTCCTGGTTTACGGCGACTGCGCCGTGAACCCCAACCCCAATGCCCAGCAGCTGGCCGAAATCGCCATCGCCTCGGCCGAGACAGCGCGTATCTTCGGCATTGAGCCCAAGGTGGCCATGCTCAGCTATTCCACCGGCTCGTCGGGCAAGGGCGAGGACGTGGAAAAGGTCATCGAGGCGGCCAGGATCGCCCAAGCCGCGGTGCGCGAGCGCGGACTGGACTTCCCCGTCGAGGGGCCCATCCAGTACGACGCGGCCGTGGACCCGGACGTGGCCGCGGTCAAGCTGCCCGATTCCGAGGTGGCCGGGCAGGCCACGGTCTTCATTTTCCCGGATCTCAACACAGGCAACAACACCTACAAGGCCGTGCAGCGCGCTGCCAATGCGGTGGCCATCGGCCCGGTTCTCCAGGGGCTGAACAAGCCGGTCAACGACCTTTCGCGTGGCTGCACCGTGCCGGATATTGTCAACACTGTGGCCATCACCGCCATCCAGGCGCAGGCCGAAAAGGGCAAATAG